A section of the Paenibacillus odorifer genome encodes:
- the tatC gene encoding twin-arginine translocase subunit TatC: MSLKSEEMSVVDHLTELRKRIIYVLIVFVLGLIGGLFCAKPIYDYLISTDLAQGFVLHAFSFWDGIGMYMKIAMAVSLVISVPFIAYQLWAFISPGLRPEERSATLRYVPYVFVLFLIGLSFAYYIVFPMALSFTISITRSMGLEETYGIAQYFNFMFSLVLPLALLFELPLLVMFLTKLRVLNPLRLRKMRRYAYFTLVFIAVVITPPDFISDFLVTIPLLILYEFSVFLSAFVYRKQLAADAARDERYVQKQE, translated from the coding sequence ATGTCTCTGAAATCGGAAGAAATGTCGGTGGTGGATCATCTCACCGAGCTGCGCAAACGGATTATTTATGTGTTAATCGTATTTGTCCTTGGATTAATAGGCGGTTTATTTTGTGCAAAACCCATTTACGATTATTTGATTAGCACGGACCTGGCGCAAGGTTTTGTTCTGCATGCATTCTCATTCTGGGATGGCATTGGGATGTACATGAAGATCGCGATGGCCGTTTCGCTAGTGATTTCTGTCCCGTTTATTGCCTACCAATTGTGGGCATTTATCAGTCCAGGCCTTCGGCCGGAGGAGCGAAGTGCGACACTGCGTTATGTTCCTTATGTGTTTGTTCTTTTTCTTATCGGTCTTTCTTTTGCTTATTATATTGTTTTTCCAATGGCACTTTCGTTCACAATCTCAATTACCAGAAGCATGGGACTGGAAGAGACCTACGGGATTGCACAGTATTTTAACTTCATGTTCAGCCTGGTATTGCCGCTGGCCTTGCTGTTTGAACTTCCATTGCTGGTGATGTTTCTGACCAAACTAAGAGTTCTCAACCCGCTACGCTTGCGTAAAATGCGTCGGTATGCCTATTTCACGCTTGTATTTATCGCCGTGGTTATCACACCCCCGGATTTTATCTCAGACTTTCTGGTGACGATTCCACTGCTCATCCTGTATGAGTTCAGTGTATTTTTATCTGCATTTGTCTATCGCAAGCAACTTGCTGCGGACGCGGCACGGGATGAACGGTATGTTCAGAAGCAGGAGTGA
- the tsaD gene encoding tRNA (adenosine(37)-N6)-threonylcarbamoyltransferase complex transferase subunit TsaD, whose translation MKTETGTAQPVLILAIETSCDETSVAVVKNGSEVLSNIISSQIETHRAFGGVVPEVASRKHVEVITLVIEEALAKAGVTPEQLTAVAVTQGPGLVGALLVGVVAAKSLALAWGKPLIGTHHIAGHIYANRLVAELQYPCMTLVVSGGHTELVHMEREGEFRIIGRTRDDAVGEAYDKVARALGFPYPGGPHVDRLAREATEVVALPRVWLEPNFYDFSFSGLKSAVLNVVNQSKMKGLEPNVAGIARGFQESVVEVLVEKAVRAVKATNSKQLLLCGGVAANGGLRSALISRCETEGIELIIPPPVYCTDNAAMIGAAAYVKWQHDGGIPLDMVADPGFSLEQWSVSAY comes from the coding sequence ATGAAGACAGAAACAGGCACAGCTCAACCTGTACTAATACTTGCTATAGAGACGAGTTGTGATGAAACCTCGGTGGCCGTGGTCAAAAACGGATCAGAAGTGTTATCCAACATTATCTCGAGTCAAATAGAGACACATCGCGCTTTTGGGGGCGTGGTGCCAGAAGTGGCTTCCCGTAAACATGTGGAGGTAATTACGCTCGTAATCGAGGAAGCGCTCGCCAAGGCAGGCGTTACACCCGAACAATTGACTGCGGTAGCGGTGACTCAAGGCCCGGGGTTGGTGGGCGCTTTACTGGTCGGTGTAGTAGCAGCTAAAAGCCTTGCCCTTGCATGGGGCAAGCCGTTAATTGGCACGCATCATATTGCAGGCCACATCTATGCTAACCGCCTGGTTGCAGAGTTGCAGTATCCTTGCATGACACTAGTAGTGTCAGGTGGACATACTGAACTGGTTCATATGGAGCGTGAGGGTGAATTTCGAATTATCGGCCGCACGCGTGATGATGCTGTAGGTGAAGCATATGATAAAGTGGCTCGGGCGCTTGGGTTTCCTTATCCCGGTGGCCCCCATGTAGACCGCCTGGCACGCGAAGCGACGGAAGTTGTTGCATTGCCGCGGGTATGGCTGGAGCCGAACTTTTATGATTTCAGCTTCAGCGGTCTAAAATCGGCGGTGCTGAATGTGGTGAATCAGAGCAAAATGAAAGGTCTTGAACCCAATGTCGCAGGCATCGCCCGGGGGTTCCAAGAATCCGTAGTAGAAGTGCTGGTGGAAAAGGCGGTACGCGCCGTTAAAGCCACTAACTCCAAACAGTTATTGCTCTGTGGGGGTGTCGCTGCTAATGGTGGACTCCGCTCGGCATTAATCTCGCGCTGTGAAACGGAGGGCATTGAACTTATTATTCCTCCACCGGTGTATTGCACGGATAATGCGGCGATGATTGGAGCGGCTGCATACGTGAAGTGGCAGCATGATGGAGGAATACCGCTGGATATGGTTGCTGACCCTGGATTCTCACTGGAACAATGGTCTGTATCTGCCTATTGA
- a CDS encoding 5-formyltetrahydrofolate cyclo-ligase, with translation MSSKESEISRVKQQLRAEKTIARNELSSDQRSKLSFQVCHYALEWLDTKDITSLMAYVSFRSELETRPLITQAWKDQRKVLLPRVIPASGEMSVHVVNAWSDLEPGNYGIHEPIVSSRDLLEVEEIKLPAVVFVPGLAFDLQGGRLGYGRGYYDRLRVSWENAGYVSAQPPIWIGLAYSMQLVPRVPMDEHDALMDMLITENGIVHCRKGE, from the coding sequence ATGTCCAGCAAGGAGTCGGAGATCTCCAGAGTAAAGCAACAACTACGAGCGGAGAAGACCATCGCCCGAAACGAGCTGTCTTCGGACCAGAGAAGTAAACTATCATTTCAAGTCTGCCACTATGCATTGGAGTGGCTGGACACGAAGGATATAACTTCACTAATGGCCTATGTGTCTTTTCGTTCAGAGCTTGAAACCCGCCCACTTATCACACAGGCGTGGAAGGATCAGCGTAAGGTGCTGTTGCCGCGTGTAATTCCAGCAAGCGGTGAAATGAGTGTCCACGTGGTGAATGCATGGAGCGATTTAGAGCCGGGAAATTATGGTATCCATGAACCTATCGTCTCCAGCAGAGATTTATTAGAGGTTGAAGAGATTAAGCTACCTGCTGTTGTTTTCGTACCAGGGCTAGCATTTGATCTTCAAGGCGGCAGGCTTGGCTACGGTCGAGGATACTATGACCGGCTACGTGTGTCTTGGGAGAACGCCGGGTACGTTAGCGCACAGCCTCCGATATGGATCGGGTTAGCTTACAGCATGCAGTTGGTTCCAAGAGTGCCGATGGATGAGCATGACGCTTTAATGGACATGCTGATTACTGAAAATGGTATAGTGCACTGCCGAAAAGGAGAGTGA
- the groES gene encoding co-chaperone GroES, which yields MIKPLGERVLVLPSEQEETTSFGIVLPDSSKEKPQEGTIIAVGSGALKDGVRVALEVKEGDRVLFSKYAGTEIKYEGKEYLIMKESDIHAILD from the coding sequence ATGATCAAACCATTAGGTGAACGCGTATTGGTGCTACCGAGCGAGCAGGAGGAAACAACTTCATTCGGGATTGTGCTTCCGGACTCCTCGAAAGAAAAGCCACAAGAAGGAACGATTATCGCAGTAGGTAGCGGAGCTTTGAAAGATGGAGTACGTGTAGCGCTTGAAGTTAAAGAAGGCGACCGTGTTCTTTTCTCTAAATATGCAGGAACAGAAATCAAATATGAAGGTAAAGAATATTTGATTATGAAAGAAAGCGACATTCACGCGATTCTTGACTAA
- a CDS encoding MogA/MoaB family molybdenum cofactor biosynthesis protein → MAWKTAILTASDKGARGEREDTSAQVIRELVEEELGGEIIEYRIVPDEQDEIIAALIELTDYFQADLVLTTGGTDLAIRDVTPDATRRVVEREVPGLSEAMRSTVMQKNRAAMLFRGICGIRGRTLIVNLPGTPKGVHENLAAIMDQLPEALLMVTGQYRQ, encoded by the coding sequence ATGGCGTGGAAGACAGCAATCCTAACGGCCAGTGATAAAGGGGCCAGGGGCGAACGGGAAGACACGAGCGCCCAGGTTATTCGGGAGCTGGTGGAAGAGGAACTAGGTGGCGAGATCATTGAATATCGAATCGTTCCCGATGAACAAGATGAGATTATCGCAGCATTGATTGAACTGACGGACTATTTTCAGGCAGATTTGGTACTGACCACCGGAGGCACAGATCTGGCAATTCGTGATGTGACCCCGGACGCTACTCGGCGAGTGGTAGAACGGGAAGTGCCTGGGCTCTCAGAAGCTATGCGCAGCACAGTGATGCAAAAAAACCGTGCAGCTATGCTTTTCCGTGGGATATGCGGCATTCGTGGACGCACGTTGATTGTCAATTTACCTGGAACGCCGAAGGGTGTCCATGAGAATTTGGCAGCTATTATGGATCAATTGCCGGAAGCGCTGCTCATGGTAACTGGCCAATACCGCCAATAA
- the moaC gene encoding cyclic pyranopterin monophosphate synthase MoaC, protein MELTHFNEQGRARMVDVSEKEITKRTAVARSMIKMAAGTLSAIKSGKISKGDVLAVAQIAGIMAAKKTSDWIPMCHPLPLTGIDISFSDNSEDELYIEATVHTTGKTGVEMEALTAVSASALTVYDMCKAIQKDMIIGPTLLVSKSGGKNGDYTLE, encoded by the coding sequence ATGGAATTGACCCATTTCAACGAGCAGGGAAGAGCTCGTATGGTGGATGTGAGTGAGAAGGAGATCACGAAGCGGACAGCTGTCGCGCGGAGTATGATCAAGATGGCTGCTGGAACGCTGAGCGCCATTAAGAGTGGCAAGATCAGCAAAGGTGATGTCCTTGCTGTTGCACAGATTGCCGGAATTATGGCGGCTAAGAAGACGTCAGACTGGATTCCGATGTGCCACCCGCTGCCACTTACCGGTATTGATATCAGCTTCTCCGATAACAGCGAAGATGAACTTTATATAGAAGCAACAGTCCATACTACAGGAAAAACCGGAGTAGAGATGGAGGCTTTAACCGCTGTTTCTGCCTCAGCACTAACGGTGTACGACATGTGTAAGGCTATTCAGAAGGATATGATTATCGGACCGACGCTACTGGTATCTAAGAGCGGGGGCAAGAACGGAGATTATACGCTCGAATAA
- a CDS encoding ABC-F family ATP-binding cassette domain-containing protein, with protein MLLQATGITKSYGIQNVLDGISLQVNEKERVGLVGVNGAGKSTFLQILAGEMSYDSGQIHKSKETTIGYLAQNSGLQSDKTIHEEMMAVFAPLIEAETELRELEVSIADPKLAEDPKRYEELLERYARRSDWFKDHGGYEMNTRIRSVLHGMGFSDFPPDTPISTLSGGQKTRLALARILLQAPDLLMLDEPTNHLDIETLTWLEDYLRSYAGGILVVSHDRYFLDRLVTTIVEIERHQSRRYTGNYSRYVDLKAAEYEARMKQYEKQQDEISRMEDFVQKNIVRASTTKRAQSRRKALEKMDRLDRPMGDLKKASFSFEPDFMSGKEVLQVRNVAVAFNEGSPLFKDASFELRRGETAALIGPNGIGKSTLLQCMTGTREPSAGTVNWGTKVKIAYYDQEQTRLNPQNTVMEELWSEYPMIEEARIRTILGNFLFSGEDVLKKISALSGGEKARVSLSKLMLRGANMLILDEPTNHLDLVSREVLESALIDFEGTLLFISHDRYFLNKMAERVLELHPEGIDQYLGNYDDYVEKKRELEEIAKDAAELATKNVNKDTAVPEKSAVTSFEADKQAKREERNRKRRIAELEENIATLEESIVFIEHEMTKPEVYQDYLALQGYEEDLKNKKSQLADFFSEWEILADE; from the coding sequence ATGCTTCTTCAAGCGACAGGAATTACTAAATCATATGGTATACAGAACGTACTGGATGGCATAAGCCTACAGGTAAATGAAAAGGAACGTGTCGGGCTAGTGGGTGTGAATGGTGCCGGCAAATCAACTTTTCTACAAATTCTGGCCGGTGAGATGTCTTATGACAGCGGTCAAATTCATAAATCAAAAGAAACAACAATCGGATATTTAGCTCAGAATAGCGGACTGCAATCTGACAAAACCATTCATGAAGAAATGATGGCGGTCTTCGCTCCGCTGATCGAAGCCGAAACTGAGCTGAGAGAGTTAGAAGTAAGTATTGCTGATCCTAAGCTCGCGGAAGATCCCAAGCGGTACGAAGAACTGCTTGAACGATATGCGCGGCGTTCGGATTGGTTCAAGGACCACGGCGGCTATGAAATGAATACACGGATTCGCAGTGTCCTACACGGCATGGGCTTCAGTGATTTTCCACCGGATACACCCATTTCTACCCTTAGCGGAGGCCAAAAGACCCGGCTCGCGCTGGCCCGTATTTTGCTTCAGGCTCCGGATCTTCTGATGCTGGATGAGCCTACTAACCATCTGGATATCGAAACGTTAACGTGGCTGGAGGATTACCTCCGCAGCTATGCTGGCGGGATTCTGGTTGTATCCCATGACCGTTATTTCCTAGACCGGCTCGTGACTACTATTGTAGAGATCGAGCGGCACCAGTCCCGGCGTTATACAGGTAACTACAGTCGGTATGTAGATTTGAAGGCTGCCGAATATGAAGCACGGATGAAGCAATATGAGAAGCAACAGGATGAAATTTCGCGGATGGAGGATTTCGTTCAGAAAAATATTGTCCGGGCATCCACCACAAAACGTGCACAGAGCAGACGCAAAGCGCTTGAAAAGATGGATCGTCTAGATCGCCCAATGGGCGATCTGAAGAAAGCTAGCTTCTCCTTTGAGCCAGACTTCATGTCTGGAAAAGAGGTGCTTCAAGTGCGCAATGTTGCGGTTGCCTTTAATGAAGGTTCACCTTTATTCAAGGACGCCTCTTTTGAGCTTCGTCGCGGGGAGACTGCTGCCCTGATTGGTCCCAATGGTATCGGTAAATCCACGCTGCTGCAGTGTATGACCGGAACCCGTGAGCCTTCTGCCGGAACGGTGAATTGGGGCACTAAAGTAAAAATTGCTTATTATGATCAGGAACAAACCCGACTTAATCCACAAAATACGGTTATGGAAGAACTGTGGAGTGAATATCCAATGATCGAGGAAGCCAGAATTCGTACGATCCTTGGCAATTTTCTTTTTAGCGGAGAGGATGTTCTTAAGAAAATTTCCGCACTCAGCGGCGGCGAAAAAGCTCGGGTTTCGTTATCTAAACTAATGCTCCGCGGTGCAAATATGCTAATTCTCGATGAACCTACCAACCATTTGGATCTGGTCAGCCGTGAGGTTCTGGAATCTGCTTTAATTGATTTCGAAGGCACCCTGCTGTTCATCTCCCATGACCGTTATTTTTTGAACAAAATGGCTGAACGCGTACTGGAGCTGCATCCCGAAGGGATCGACCAATACCTCGGCAACTACGATGACTATGTCGAGAAGAAACGAGAATTAGAAGAGATTGCAAAAGATGCCGCTGAACTAGCTACTAAAAACGTCAATAAGGACACTGCTGTACCTGAAAAAAGCGCTGTAACCTCTTTTGAAGCAGACAAGCAGGCTAAGCGTGAAGAGCGTAACCGCAAACGGCGTATCGCAGAGCTTGAGGAGAACATCGCCACACTCGAAGAATCGATCGTATTTATAGAGCATGAAATGACTAAACCTGAAGTTTATCAGGATTATTTAGCACTTCAAGGTTATGAAGAGGACCTAAAGAACAAAAAATCTCAGCTGGCAGATTTCTTTAGCGAATGGGAAATCCTTGCTGACGAATAA
- a CDS encoding 2-isopropylmalate synthase — translation MIIPVKKRIQIFDTTLRDGEQAPGASLTPEQKILLAYKLADLGVDVMEPGFPVSSPGDFAAVQTISRKVRNVEICGFARAVKGDIDAAVRATQDAERRRIHLFISSSDIHLQHQLRMSRAEVVAKAREMTAYARQFCDVVEFTAMDAARTGIDDLIEMVEAVIEEGASIINLPDTVGYALPHEYGEMFRRVRQGARGGGKVSYSAHCHNDLGLAVANSLAAIDGGATQIEVTVNGVGERTGNCALEELVMALETRGDAIGAETGIVLDKLYDTSRLISGAMHFPIAYNKPVVGRNAFQHESGIHQDGLLKDRSTYEIMDPERLGIPRSMIILGKHSGRHALKDRAAKYGITLEPAELDALYESFKETADRQKVVSDDQLLQMVSSTTGQQAQVYELGEVQVLAGSAQRRVAAVTVRHLQTGRETSHTSTGEGPLEAIIAAIGQGIAEEIDFAGLELHSLGSGENAQAEAAVMVEWEGLKFRGTATHQDIIMAAGIAYIAACNAALLSTQIV, via the coding sequence ATGATTATTCCAGTTAAGAAACGTATACAAATTTTCGATACGACTCTGCGCGATGGTGAGCAAGCCCCTGGGGCGAGTCTGACTCCTGAGCAAAAAATATTGCTGGCCTATAAGCTTGCTGATCTGGGTGTTGATGTAATGGAGCCGGGGTTCCCGGTATCGAGTCCTGGAGATTTTGCAGCGGTGCAGACGATTTCGCGCAAGGTGCGCAACGTGGAGATTTGTGGTTTCGCGCGGGCCGTAAAAGGAGACATCGATGCTGCAGTCCGGGCCACTCAAGACGCTGAACGTCGGCGGATTCACTTGTTTATTTCTTCTTCTGATATTCATTTGCAGCATCAACTGCGTATGAGCAGAGCTGAAGTCGTAGCTAAAGCGCGCGAGATGACGGCTTATGCGCGACAATTCTGTGATGTAGTTGAATTCACGGCCATGGACGCTGCACGGACAGGGATTGATGATCTGATTGAAATGGTTGAGGCAGTTATAGAGGAAGGGGCCTCCATTATTAACCTGCCGGATACAGTAGGATACGCATTGCCACATGAATATGGCGAGATGTTCCGGAGAGTGCGGCAGGGAGCAAGAGGCGGCGGCAAGGTCAGCTATAGTGCCCACTGTCATAATGACTTGGGGCTGGCTGTAGCTAACAGTCTGGCAGCGATTGATGGAGGGGCGACTCAGATAGAAGTCACCGTGAATGGTGTAGGCGAGCGCACAGGGAACTGCGCGCTGGAAGAGCTTGTTATGGCGCTCGAAACCCGCGGCGATGCAATCGGTGCAGAAACAGGTATCGTGCTTGATAAACTGTATGATACTTCCCGGCTGATTAGTGGAGCGATGCATTTCCCAATCGCCTATAACAAGCCGGTCGTCGGAAGAAATGCCTTCCAGCATGAATCCGGGATTCATCAGGATGGCCTGCTCAAGGATCGTAGTACCTATGAGATTATGGATCCCGAACGGCTGGGCATCCCCCGCAGCATGATCATTCTGGGCAAACATTCTGGCAGACATGCGCTGAAGGATCGGGCTGCGAAGTATGGAATAACGCTGGAGCCTGCGGAGCTGGATGCACTTTATGAGTCCTTTAAAGAGACCGCTGACCGTCAAAAGGTGGTCAGTGATGACCAACTGCTGCAAATGGTAAGCAGTACAACTGGACAACAAGCTCAGGTCTATGAGCTGGGTGAGGTTCAGGTATTGGCGGGCAGTGCCCAGCGCCGTGTAGCTGCAGTTACGGTACGCCATCTGCAGACTGGCCGGGAAACGTCACATACCAGCACTGGCGAAGGCCCGCTTGAAGCGATTATCGCCGCTATTGGGCAAGGGATTGCTGAGGAGATAGACTTTGCAGGACTCGAGCTTCATTCGCTTGGAAGCGGAGAGAATGCTCAAGCAGAAGCAGCGGTGATGGTGGAGTGGGAGGGCCTAAAATTCAGAGGCACGGCCACTCACCAAGATATAATTATGGCGGCTGGCATCGCTTATATCGCAGCCTGTAATGCTGCCCTGCTCTCTACACAGATTGTCTAA
- the groL gene encoding chaperonin GroEL (60 kDa chaperone family; promotes refolding of misfolded polypeptides especially under stressful conditions; forms two stacked rings of heptamers to form a barrel-shaped 14mer; ends can be capped by GroES; misfolded proteins enter the barrel where they are refolded when GroES binds) has translation MAKEIKFSEEARRSMLRGVDALANAVKVTLGPKGRNVVLEKKFGSPLITNDGVTIAKEIELEDAFENMGAQLVKEVATKTNDVAGDGTTTATVLAQAMIREGLKNVTAGANPMVIRKGIDKAVRAAVEELQKIAKPIEDSQAIAQVAAISAADDEVGQLIAEAMEKVGKDGVITVEESRGFATELEVVEGMQFDRGYISPYMITDTDKMEAVLENPYILITDKKISSTQEILPLLEKIVQQARPLVIIAEDIEGEAQAMLIVNKLRGTFNAVAVKAPGFGDRREAMLQDIAALTGGQVITEKLGLDLKSTSIEQLGNARQVRVTKENTTIVDGSGDKADINARVSQIRAQLEETTSEFDKEKLQERLAKLAGGVAVVKVGAATETELKERKLRIEDALNATRAAVEEGIVSGGGTALVNVYNAVAAVDVTGDEKTGVNIVLRALEEPIRTIAANAGQEGSVIVDRLKKEAVGIGYNAATGEWVNMFEAGIVDPAKVTRSALQNAASVAAMFLTTEAVIADKPEPEKGGGMPDMGGMGGMGGMM, from the coding sequence ATGGCTAAAGAAATTAAATTCAGTGAAGAAGCTCGCCGCTCTATGCTTCGTGGTGTAGATGCTCTGGCAAACGCGGTAAAAGTTACACTTGGACCAAAAGGCCGCAACGTGGTGCTTGAGAAGAAATTTGGTAGCCCACTCATCACTAACGATGGTGTAACGATCGCTAAAGAAATCGAACTTGAAGATGCATTCGAGAACATGGGTGCTCAATTGGTTAAAGAAGTTGCTACTAAGACTAATGATGTAGCCGGTGACGGTACTACAACTGCAACGGTTCTGGCTCAAGCTATGATCCGCGAAGGTCTGAAGAACGTGACTGCTGGTGCTAACCCAATGGTTATCCGTAAAGGTATCGACAAAGCGGTTCGTGCAGCTGTTGAAGAATTGCAAAAAATCGCTAAGCCTATCGAAGATTCCCAAGCTATCGCTCAAGTAGCTGCTATCTCTGCTGCTGACGATGAAGTAGGTCAATTGATCGCTGAAGCTATGGAAAAAGTAGGTAAAGACGGTGTTATCACTGTTGAAGAATCCCGTGGATTCGCTACTGAGCTTGAAGTAGTAGAAGGTATGCAATTCGACCGTGGTTACATTTCCCCGTACATGATTACTGATACAGACAAAATGGAAGCTGTTTTGGAGAATCCATACATCTTGATCACTGATAAAAAAATCAGCAGCACTCAAGAAATTCTTCCATTGCTTGAAAAAATCGTTCAACAAGCTAGACCGCTTGTTATTATCGCTGAAGATATCGAAGGCGAAGCACAAGCTATGCTGATCGTGAACAAACTGCGTGGAACATTCAACGCTGTTGCTGTTAAAGCTCCTGGCTTTGGCGACCGCCGCGAAGCTATGCTGCAAGATATCGCTGCCCTGACTGGTGGCCAAGTGATCACTGAGAAGCTCGGTCTTGATCTGAAGAGCACTTCCATTGAACAACTGGGTAACGCACGTCAAGTACGCGTAACTAAAGAAAACACAACAATCGTAGACGGAAGCGGCGACAAAGCGGACATCAATGCACGCGTAAGCCAAATCCGTGCTCAACTGGAAGAAACAACTTCCGAGTTCGACAAAGAGAAATTGCAAGAGCGTCTGGCTAAATTGGCTGGCGGCGTAGCCGTTGTCAAAGTTGGCGCTGCAACTGAAACTGAACTTAAAGAGCGCAAACTTCGCATCGAAGATGCCCTGAACGCAACTCGCGCAGCAGTTGAAGAAGGTATCGTATCCGGTGGGGGTACAGCTCTTGTGAACGTATATAACGCTGTTGCTGCTGTAGACGTAACTGGCGACGAAAAAACTGGCGTTAACATCGTGCTTCGCGCGTTGGAAGAGCCAATTCGCACCATCGCAGCTAACGCTGGTCAAGAAGGTTCCGTAATCGTGGACCGCTTGAAAAAAGAAGCAGTAGGTATTGGTTACAATGCTGCTACTGGTGAATGGGTGAACATGTTCGAAGCGGGTATCGTTGACCCTGCTAAAGTAACTCGTTCCGCTCTGCAAAATGCTGCATCCGTAGCGGCTATGTTCTTGACTACTGAAGCTGTTATCGCTGACAAGCCTGAGCCTGAAAAAGGCGGCGGCATGCCAGATATGGGCGGCATGGGTGGAATGGGCGGCATGATGTAA
- a CDS encoding tRNA dihydrouridine synthase: MSNEQNFWLDLPKPFFILAPMEDVTDVVFRHVVSEAAKPDVFFTEFTNTESYCHPVGKDSVRGRLTFTEDEQPIVAHIWGDKPVFFEQMSIDMKKLGFRGIDLNMGCPAQNVASNGKGAGLIKHPEVAAEIIQAAKAGGLPVSVKTRLGYSDVDEWRDWLGHILKQDIANLSIHLRTKKEMSKVEAHWELIPEIKKLRDEIAPNTLLTINGDIPDRATGLKLVEQYGVDGVMIGRGIFTNPFAFEKEPKEHSAKDFLNLLLLQLDLHDKYSSELEPRLFKPLLRFFKIYVRGFRGAGELRNQLMNTRSTDEVRRLVKTVLEQELD, from the coding sequence ATGAGTAACGAACAAAACTTTTGGCTGGATTTACCGAAGCCGTTTTTTATATTAGCACCCATGGAAGATGTCACAGATGTTGTATTTCGTCACGTCGTTAGTGAAGCTGCAAAGCCCGACGTATTTTTCACAGAATTCACAAATACAGAAAGCTATTGTCATCCTGTAGGAAAAGACAGCGTACGTGGTCGATTAACGTTCACAGAAGATGAGCAACCGATTGTCGCTCATATTTGGGGTGATAAACCCGTATTTTTTGAACAGATGAGCATTGATATGAAAAAACTTGGTTTTCGTGGTATCGATTTAAACATGGGATGCCCAGCACAAAACGTCGCATCGAATGGAAAAGGTGCTGGATTAATAAAACATCCTGAAGTAGCAGCAGAAATTATTCAAGCAGCAAAAGCAGGCGGATTGCCGGTTAGTGTTAAAACAAGATTGGGTTACTCTGATGTTGACGAGTGGCGCGATTGGCTGGGACATATATTGAAACAAGATATTGCCAATCTTTCCATCCACCTTCGTACAAAAAAAGAGATGAGTAAAGTAGAGGCACACTGGGAACTAATCCCTGAAATAAAAAAATTACGCGATGAAATTGCTCCAAATACGTTGTTAACTATTAATGGAGATATTCCTGACCGCGCAACAGGATTAAAATTAGTAGAACAATACGGCGTTGATGGAGTCATGATTGGCCGCGGGATTTTCACCAATCCATTTGCTTTTGAAAAAGAACCTAAAGAACATAGCGCGAAGGATTTTCTCAATTTACTTCTTTTACAGTTGGATCTTCACGATAAATATTCTAGTGAACTCGAGCCACGTTTATTTAAACCACTTCTTCGCTTTTTCAAAATCTATGTTCGTGGATTTAGAGGCGCAGGCGAACTAAGAAACCAATTAATGAATACAAGATCAACAGATGAAGTACGTCGTTTAGTAAAAACGGTTTTAGAGCAAGAATTAGATTAA
- a CDS encoding twin-arginine translocase TatA/TatE family subunit, which translates to MFSGIGTPGIILLVILALLLFGPNKLPELGRAVGRTFREFKEGAREIIGDNEPVKKSEAPVPTAPQTVAADIPQDKRLPE; encoded by the coding sequence ATGTTTAGTGGAATTGGAACTCCTGGTATTATTTTGTTGGTCATACTGGCACTTCTGCTCTTTGGCCCAAATAAACTGCCAGAGCTAGGCCGTGCAGTTGGACGAACCTTCCGTGAATTTAAGGAAGGCGCGCGTGAAATCATCGGGGATAATGAACCGGTGAAGAAGAGCGAAGCTCCTGTGCCGACGGCCCCGCAAACGGTCGCTGCAGATATTCCTCAGGACAAACGCCTGCCGGAATAA